CCGTGCTTTTTTTGGGTACTGCAGCACCCGGAATCAGGCCCGCTGGCAGGGATCCAACGGCTCGTGCCGGTGGTGGGGCCCGAACTCGTGCCGGTAGTGCAGCCCAATCCAGGGCGAGGCAATGAGCTCGTCGATGTCTGCTCCCTGCAAGGGCGGCGCCGGCGTTTCGAGTGCGTGGTGCGCCTCCGCCACGCTGGATCGGATTGCTGTGGGAAGGGTGTTGCCTGGCTGTATGCGGTGCTTGAGCATGTCCTTCTCTTTCTTCTAGGTAGCGGAGGCAGCTGCCCGCCGCCAGCGCGTGCCAGGCATAGCGGCGGGAGGCACCTGGTACGGCATGGGGTTCTTTACTGCGGTGGGAGGTTGAAGTGGGCCTGGGCGAGCATCTGGCCGATGTGGGGGCGGTGTTCGGCTGTCTGGGCGCGGGACATCTGGGTGGCCAGGAAGTAGTCCTGCAGGGGAACTCCCTTCTGGGAAACGGAGGATCCTACGGAGCGGAAGAGGAGTTCCGTAGCTTCGTGAGCCAGCCGTGAGGCGGCGTACAGCATGTTGCCCAGGGCCAACCAGTCTTCAGTGGCGGCGGGTTTGCCATTCGCACCTTGTTCTCCGAGGTGGGCGTAGTCGCGTGCCGCGGTGAGGACCACTGCCTGTGCGGCGTCGATGATGCCGCGGGCTTCACCGTAGATGACCTGGGTTTCGGGGTGCTTATAGCGTTCGATCTGCGGGGGGTAAAGCCGCTTTTTGGTAAGGATGGTTTCCTCGAACGCGTCCAGCGCGGCACGGGCCGCGCCCACCTGCACGCAGGCCAGGGAGGCGGCATACAGGGGCTGGATGTTGCCCACGTAGAGGGGGTTCTCGGTGGAAGCGGTTCCGTGGGTTCCCTGGGGGTAGTTGGCTGTGCTCCAGTCGAACGGGGAAGTTCTGGCAGCGGGGACGAATACCTCGGTCAATTCAACAGTGTTGGATCCGCTGGCGCCCAGGGCCATCGTCATGTGGGCCCCCCAGTCGTCGCGGACAATGTAGTCCTCCCGGGGCAGCAGGGCCACGATCATGGCCATTTCACCGCTCTCAGTGGTGGTCACTGCGGTGACCATGGCGTGCGTCGAATGGGCCACTCCCGAGGAGTACGGCCATACGCCTGTCAGCAGGTAGCCGCCTTCCACGGGGGTGGCCATGCCGCGGGGGCTGGCCGAGTGGGGGGCGATGAAAAGTCCATCCGAACCAAAGGCCTCCCGGACCACCTCTTCAGGGTAGTGGGCGACCAATGGAATAGTGTGTCCCGTACCCAGGGTCAGGCACCAACCAATGCCGGGGTCTCCGCGGGAGATCTCCATCATCACCCGGTAGTAAGTTTCCAGGCTGAATTCGTAGCCCCCGTACTGGCGGGGCTGAACCAGACGGTAAAAGCCGGCCCGGTCAAACGCCTCGTGGAGCTCGACGGAATACGCCCCCTCCTCGGCGGCTTTCAGCCGGTTTTCCCGCAGGACCGGTCGCATGGCCGCGGCACGGGCAATAACCTGGTCCGCTGTCAGATCCGGCTCCGGCACACGTAAACCGGCGAAGACAGCGGCTCCTTGATTCGACGTCATCGTCATTCCCTTCCATTCGGTTCCACCTCGTCCAGCCTCATGCCAGGCGAAGGAAAGTGTGACCCAGTCAACACCGCTCCAGCACCTCGCCGCTTGCCCCCATCAGCCAAAACCAGCGCCAACCTTTGTCCTCCACAGGCAAGCGGCGGCGCTGCCCAACACGGCATCCTTAATAAGGCAGCTGCGGCGAATCCAGGCTCAACCAAACCAAAGGAAAAAGGCATGTCCACGATCGTCCATTTTGAGATTCACATCGATCCCGCCAAACTCGGCGAAGCCCCACGAGTGCTGCGTGAAACCTTGGCGGCAACCCGCGCCTGGCCAGGCAATGAGGGACTGGAAGTTTTGACGGACAACGCCGATCCCTGCCACATCGTGGTGGTCGAGAAATGGTCCAGCACGCAGGCGCATGACAGCTACTCCGAATGGCGCACTACACCGGCTGGCAAAAATGACCTGGGTACCATCCTGGCCGCCCCGCCAGCCTTGCAGCGCTACTCCAACGCCACTCCCCTGGGCATCTAGGAGCCAACGATGAAAAGCGAAACCGCGCGGTGGCCCGGTGACAACCGGTCCAATGTGGCACCCTCCCATAAATTCGCTCGGTGCTGTCATGAGAAAAATTGAGAAGCAAAAGCTTCGAAACTGCGACTACTACAGTTTCATGTCGCTGGCGGACTTCATGGCATGGGTAGATGCGGACGAATTCGGCGAACCACGAGTGACCCACGTGTGAACGATGCTGATTCGCTCAAGAATCCTCTGCCGAATGCCAGTTCGCCCCGACCGGGGTTATGTCGCCTCCTTGATGAGACAGCTCCGACGACTTCGTAGCCAAAGAAACGATGACAAGTTCTGCCGGTACAGCCGTCAGGTGGTGTAGGCGCTACTGCGATGGAGCCGGGGCGATATGCGCGAACCACTTCGATTCACATGCGGATATCCAGCAGCCGATCATTCCGGGCGAAGACTCCCCTTAATCTGCCGGCAGGCCCAGCCGCCGGCAGTGCCACTCTCTAACACGCAGTATTCCTTCGGTTGGGTGGAGGTGAATTCAGGTGAAGAACATCAAACTCGTTCACGAGCGGCGCAGAAAGTGGGAACAGACCCACCCTAAGCCGGAACCCAAGAAGGCCTGATGTCCAAAGTGCATTAAGCGCGGGGTTTCCGACCGTGATCCCTACGGCAGGACCCACTGCCCGCTCAGTCCCCATGTCGAGGGTCGAAAACCTGTGCCATTTCTCGATGGCGAACCCTCGCCGGTCCTAGGCAGGTCCTCGATGCGGCTCTTCAGCCAAGAATCTCGTGTGGTGTTCGGCGAAGTTCTACCGCCAGCGGACGCACGGTCATATACGGCCGCTACTTCCGCGAAGGGATCATCCGTGCTGGAAAGGAAGGGGAACGACGTCGACACCGACCTCCCCGCGTCGGCGTATGCCCCATTTCGGGCATGGTCGGGCCTTGATGCCAGAGACGCATCAGGCCGGCGCGGATGCCACCGAACTCTCGATCAGTGGATTTTTCGCGAGACCACCCTGGCCGTGGCCTGCACCGAGGGCGCAAGTACGTTCGGCGGTGTCGCGTACGGATACTGTCCGTCGATAGGCGAAGTCCGTTGCCTCCTTGGACGACAACCGCTCGATCAGGACGGCCTCGGGCAGGTCCTGGGCCCGCCACAGACTACGATCAGGCAGTCCTGGATGCCGCGGTTCTGGATCTCGGACAGGACCCGCAGTCAGTACTTTGCCCCTTCCCCGTCGCTGTGCTCGCCTGCCCACAGCCCGAGGATGTCGCTGGTGCCCTCGGAGGTTACCGCCAGCGCGAGGTAGATCGGCCGTTCCGAAACCTGCCCCCCGCGGATCTTCACGTTCACCGCGTCGATGAGGACCACAGGGTATAGCTGATTATCGATGCTGGCAGAGTGGACTTAGTAGACAAGCCGATCAGCCGCCGATACCTGACTCAGGATGACCGGATCGAAATCGCAGACCGCCTCGCCGCCGGTGAGCCAGTAAAAGCGATCGTCTCTCGGATCGGGAAAGCTATCAGAGCGTCTACCGGGAGATCTCGCAACCGCTTGGCCAAGTGGCCGCTACTAACCCCGGTACGCCCACGGCCAAGCCCATCAACGTTGGCTCAGGGCCAGAGAACGCCGCCCCGCTCTGGATCAGCTGCTCCGGGAGGTTGTAGCCGGAAAGCTTGATAAACATTGGTCACCCGCCCAAATCAGCCGCTGGCTCAAACGCAGCTCCTGGCATGTCTGGACCAGACCATCTACGAAGCCGTCAACCGTGGTCTTATCACCGCGCAGGACAGCTTCACACTTCGCACGGGCGGAACGTGCCGCCATAAACGTGTTCGCGGCAGGACCCGGGAGGGGGCGTTGAAGCAGCCCACCAACCTGAAGCCGATTAGCCCACGCCCCGCAGTCGTCGAGACTCTCAACCGCTTAGGGCCGTATTTCAACAAACCAGCGAGCCGCCGTATGCGAGGCCCGCACGTACGGGGGGTGTGAGTAGGAGGGCCGGGAAACCCGGCCCTCCTACTCAGTTTTACGCCTTTCCAGGAACTGCACTGCGGCGAACACTTCGAGGCGGTCGCGCATGCCGTCCAGGTTCAGGCCAAGGATCCCGCCGGCGGCGTCTATCCTGTTGCGCAGGGTATGCCGGTGGACGCCCAGCAGTCTGGCTGTCTTGTCCCAGACGCAGTTGTTGGCAAACCATTCGCGGACGGTCTCCAGCAGTTCAGTCTGCTCGGCGGCGTCGTGGGCAATCAATGGCTGGAGCAGCCCGCGGGCCACCGGCCCTGCCTTCTCTTCGCGCAGCAATCCCAGCATCCCGCCGTCGGACAGTTCTGGAAATGTGACGACGGTGCGGCCCAACTCCGCGGCACGGAACACCGCCCGCGTGGCTTCCTCGAGGGCATCCGCCAGGCCACTCATGGCGGTTTCGGCTGAGACACCGCACACTGCACTGTGGCGTTCAAGCAGTGCCAGGACCTTGTCGTGGTGGGCCCGTGCCGCGAGGACTATCAGCAGGTCACCGCGCACAGCGTAGAACACCGCGCCGCGGTAATCGTCGGACAGGAGTTCCAGGGCCTCGAGCAGGTTCGGCGCAGGACTCTCCTGGCGTGAGGCCGTAACCAGCAGCGGCTCCCGCGGCAGCTGGCCCCACACTTGCCGCGCGGTCCGGAGCGCCAGGTCGGTGCTGCCCGCCAGCAGCTGTTCAAAGACGCCGGCGCGGAGGTGCCTGCGGGCAGTATCCAGGGTGCGAGCCTGTTCCAGGGCCAGACTGGCCAGGCCGATGACGCTGTTGACGATGTCCGCCCTCGCGGGATCCAGGGGTTCGATGGCGCCCAAAACCAGTGCTCCCCGAAGACTGCCCTTACGGCCGAGTGTCTGCAATGTCACTGACTGGCCCTCGATGTCCAGGTGCGAGGCCGAACGCGTGCCAAGGTCCAGTGCGTCCCGTACACGCTGGCTCACGCGGGCAGCGATGTTTGCGGGAACGGGACGGTTCCGCGGCATCCGGACATAGTTTCCTGCCGCGTCGTACAGGGCCACCCAACTGTGAAGTTGCCGTTCGAGTTCCCCCAGGATGGAAGTCAGGCCGTCCGGCCGGAGGGCTGCGCGGGAAATGGCACGTTGCGCCTGCAGCGACCACTCCGCCCGGGCGTGCTCCTCCCTTGCGAGGTAGTCCGCCACCATGCGGATAATTGCGATGAACGGTGTCCGGTCCGGTACCTCCACCAGGGGCAGGCCCTGATTCCGGCACGCCTCCTCAAGTCCCGGCGGCAACGTCCCGTGGATGACCTGAGTCGCGAAGCCGAGGCCCACGATTCCATGGTCCACCAGCCGTCGCACATACTCTTCATACCCTTGGCCGTTCGGCACTTTCCACGGCGGGCGCCCGGATGCCTGTTCCGCCGTCGTCGTTCCTGCCCCATCACCACCCACGCCGGCAACGGGGAACTGCGTGCCATCGGTGAGCAGCAGCTGGCCCGGGTCCAGAAACGGGGTGGGGTCCTCAAGGTCAGAGCTGTGCACCCAATTGATCGGTTCTTCGAGCTGGGAGGCGCCAAGGTCGGGCACAACGAGTCGAAGCTTCAGCGACCGGCTGCGGAGGAGGATGTTCAGGCTGGGTGGCATCGGGGACCCCAAGATGTGAAAACGTCGAACAGGACTGAATTGATTGTACAAACGTCTACGGTGCTTCGACCCCTTTAGGTCGGATGATGAAGGAACTTCCCCATCCATCCACCGAGAGGAACCGTCATGGCCGCCGGCCCGGCAACCCTGGACACAGCAATCGATAACGCAGGCCCCAGCAACGCCGACGTCGTTGCCCTCGACCGGGCGAACGTCTTCCATTCCTGGTCTGCGCAAAAGTCCCTCAACCCCCTGGCGATCGCCGGCGGCTCCGGAAGCA
This window of the Arthrobacter sp. StoSoilB5 genome carries:
- a CDS encoding transposase, with protein sequence MKIRGGQVSERPIYLALAVTSEGTSDILGLWAGEHSDGEGAKY
- a CDS encoding PucR family transcriptional regulator — translated: MPPSLNILLRSRSLKLRLVVPDLGASQLEEPINWVHSSDLEDPTPFLDPGQLLLTDGTQFPVAGVGGDGAGTTTAEQASGRPPWKVPNGQGYEEYVRRLVDHGIVGLGFATQVIHGTLPPGLEEACRNQGLPLVEVPDRTPFIAIIRMVADYLAREEHARAEWSLQAQRAISRAALRPDGLTSILGELERQLHSWVALYDAAGNYVRMPRNRPVPANIAARVSQRVRDALDLGTRSASHLDIEGQSVTLQTLGRKGSLRGALVLGAIEPLDPARADIVNSVIGLASLALEQARTLDTARRHLRAGVFEQLLAGSTDLALRTARQVWGQLPREPLLVTASRQESPAPNLLEALELLSDDYRGAVFYAVRGDLLIVLAARAHHDKVLALLERHSAVCGVSAETAMSGLADALEEATRAVFRAAELGRTVVTFPELSDGGMLGLLREEKAGPVARGLLQPLIAHDAAEQTELLETVREWFANNCVWDKTARLLGVHRHTLRNRIDAAGGILGLNLDGMRDRLEVFAAVQFLERRKTE
- a CDS encoding antibiotic biosynthesis monooxygenase — encoded protein: MSTIVHFEIHIDPAKLGEAPRVLRETLAATRAWPGNEGLEVLTDNADPCHIVVVEKWSSTQAHDSYSEWRTTPAGKNDLGTILAAPPALQRYSNATPLGI
- a CDS encoding acyl-CoA dehydrogenase family protein — translated: MTSNQGAAVFAGLRVPEPDLTADQVIARAAAMRPVLRENRLKAAEEGAYSVELHEAFDRAGFYRLVQPRQYGGYEFSLETYYRVMMEISRGDPGIGWCLTLGTGHTIPLVAHYPEEVVREAFGSDGLFIAPHSASPRGMATPVEGGYLLTGVWPYSSGVAHSTHAMVTAVTTTESGEMAMIVALLPREDYIVRDDWGAHMTMALGASGSNTVELTEVFVPAARTSPFDWSTANYPQGTHGTASTENPLYVGNIQPLYAASLACVQVGAARAALDAFEETILTKKRLYPPQIERYKHPETQVIYGEARGIIDAAQAVVLTAARDYAHLGEQGANGKPAATEDWLALGNMLYAASRLAHEATELLFRSVGSSVSQKGVPLQDYFLATQMSRAQTAEHRPHIGQMLAQAHFNLPPQ